In a single window of the Photobacterium profundum SS9 genome:
- the trbD gene encoding conjugal transfer protein TrbD: MNTDEPLVCRPVFAFNRSHLFLGGERELVLSMVLLCIVLIVALQNIYTAMMGVVLLIVSITVARMMAKSDPQLTKTYRRFARYQRFYPSNGMKQYGG, encoded by the coding sequence ATGAATACTGACGAACCGTTAGTCTGCCGCCCTGTATTTGCGTTTAACCGCAGCCATTTGTTCCTGGGCGGAGAGCGCGAATTAGTCCTGAGTATGGTGCTGTTGTGTATCGTATTGATTGTGGCCCTGCAAAACATCTATACCGCCATGATGGGCGTTGTGTTGCTCATTGTATCCATCACGGTGGCCCGCATGATGGCCAAATCCGATCCGCAATTAACCAAAACATACCGCCGCTTTGCACGGTACCAACGGTTCTATCCGTCAAACGGCATGAAACAGTACGGGGGATAA
- a CDS encoding PLP-dependent aminotransferase family protein, whose amino-acid sequence MAPQQTRYHAVATEIQQQIEQRIWLPGDRIPSIRVMTKKHSISPMTVLKAYELLETEGWIYAKPKSGYFVTAHLNRLAEPQQMMPQVVNRSIKINAHIFDVLTACKRPDVMPFGSAFPDPDLFPLKQLGRALAQTMKTMPAQSTVTDLPPGNIALRRAIAKRYIRDGIDVSINDIVITSGAMESLGLSLMAVTQPGDTVAIESPAFYGALQAVERLRLKAVEIATHPRTGMSVNALEAAIKTHDIKACWLMSKYQNPLGASMPDENKIAINNLLMKNTIPLIEDDVYNELYFSESKPTPIKAYDNKRMVLHCGSFSKCLAPGFRVGWVVAGQYAKQIEQLQLMSTLSTAVPNQLALAQYVLHGGYDIHLRRLRRQLKARQQQMLDAIEQYFPRETQITRPEGGYFLWVVLPKHINTSDLLQQLLDVHNISIAPGSLFASDDRYKNCMRINCSYPWNERTQQALKTVANCIKK is encoded by the coding sequence ATGGCACCCCAACAGACTCGCTACCATGCTGTAGCAACGGAAATACAACAGCAAATAGAACAGCGAATTTGGTTGCCTGGCGATCGTATCCCTTCCATTCGAGTCATGACTAAGAAACACAGTATTAGTCCTATGACTGTGCTTAAAGCCTATGAGTTGTTAGAAACCGAAGGGTGGATTTACGCCAAACCCAAATCAGGTTACTTTGTTACTGCCCATTTAAATCGTTTAGCTGAACCACAGCAAATGATGCCTCAGGTTGTGAATCGCTCAATTAAAATAAACGCGCATATATTTGATGTACTAACGGCTTGTAAGCGACCTGATGTGATGCCATTTGGATCGGCTTTTCCAGACCCTGATTTATTTCCTCTTAAACAACTTGGTCGAGCATTGGCACAAACCATGAAAACAATGCCCGCACAGAGTACTGTGACAGATTTGCCGCCGGGTAATATCGCGTTACGTCGTGCGATTGCCAAACGTTACATTCGAGATGGTATTGATGTATCAATCAATGACATTGTGATCACTTCTGGTGCCATGGAGTCATTAGGATTGAGTTTGATGGCAGTAACGCAACCCGGCGATACTGTGGCGATTGAATCGCCCGCTTTTTATGGTGCCCTACAAGCAGTAGAACGGTTACGTTTAAAAGCGGTAGAAATAGCAACACACCCCCGAACGGGCATGTCAGTTAATGCATTAGAAGCTGCAATCAAAACACACGACATTAAAGCCTGCTGGTTGATGAGTAAATATCAAAACCCGCTAGGGGCTTCGATGCCAGATGAAAATAAGATCGCGATTAATAACCTGCTGATGAAAAACACGATTCCGCTCATTGAAGATGATGTGTATAACGAGCTGTATTTTTCAGAGTCGAAACCAACACCGATTAAAGCCTACGATAATAAAAGGATGGTCCTGCATTGTGGATCATTTTCTAAATGCTTAGCCCCGGGTTTTCGAGTGGGCTGGGTAGTGGCGGGGCAATATGCCAAGCAGATTGAACAGCTTCAATTAATGTCGACCTTATCTACTGCGGTTCCTAATCAGTTAGCACTCGCCCAATACGTCTTACATGGTGGTTATGATATTCATTTACGACGATTAAGACGCCAGTTGAAAGCGCGACAACAACAAATGTTAGATGCTATTGAGCAATATTTCCCACGAGAAACACAGATTACTCGACCAGAAGGCGGGTACTTTTTATGGGTAGTATTACCAAAGCACATTAATACGTCTGATTTACTTCAACAGTTATTGGATGTGCATAATATAAGTATTGCGCCGGGGTCATTATTTGCGAGTGATGATAGGTATAAAAACTGTATGCGAATTAATTGTTCATATCCGTGGAATGAACGGACTCAACAAGCCTTGAAAACCGTAGCCAATTGTATTAAGAAATAA
- a CDS encoding IS4-like element ISPpr4 family transposase has protein sequence MTMTLFEQHQLPCILESRLSKRYQTLIMEHMTVNSSNAPGVESLRHHTQSWASTQATWRFYHNEDVTFPMLSGPMLGLARSGVKESQSRYVLMAHDWCHINFAKHHSKLDKTKMSHALDVGYELQASLLVDANTGAPIAPAGLNLLTSNGIYQCRSQELQPKQSHLDSLFDSIHWQEQLDLDKPLVHVVDREADSAKDLRRLGSVHWLTRTKKGSTFRHEGQFKTAEIISRTISPDLKGVISLRGKEGYLFVGETTVELHRKSEKLASAAPTCRFVMSLVTDDEGKELARWYLLSNVLDVDATEIATWYCHRWNIESWFKLLKSDGHQLEKWQQTTAESILKRLITASVATTLIFKLYSDSLDEANEFKGFLVKLSGRLTKRTKPVTQPSLLAGLWVFLQMCEVLDTYTMDEINAMRQIASSFFAQSV, from the coding sequence TTGACGATGACTCTTTTTGAACAACATCAATTACCCTGTATCCTTGAATCAAGATTATCTAAGCGTTATCAGACCCTTATAATGGAACACATGACAGTTAATTCTAGCAATGCACCAGGTGTAGAATCTCTTCGCCACCACACACAATCATGGGCATCGACACAAGCAACATGGCGTTTTTATCATAATGAGGATGTGACTTTTCCTATGCTAAGTGGCCCGATGCTGGGACTTGCTCGTTCTGGTGTGAAAGAAAGTCAAAGTCGATATGTATTAATGGCTCATGATTGGTGCCATATCAATTTCGCTAAACATCATAGTAAGTTAGATAAAACTAAGATGTCACACGCTCTCGATGTTGGCTACGAACTGCAAGCGTCTTTATTGGTAGACGCAAATACTGGCGCACCCATTGCTCCAGCAGGTCTTAACTTACTGACAAGCAACGGTATTTATCAATGCCGAAGCCAAGAGTTACAACCCAAGCAAAGTCACCTAGATTCACTCTTTGACAGCATTCATTGGCAAGAACAATTAGATTTAGACAAGCCCCTGGTGCATGTTGTTGATAGAGAAGCAGATTCAGCGAAAGACTTAAGACGTTTAGGCTCAGTTCACTGGCTAACTCGAACTAAAAAAGGCTCAACGTTCCGTCACGAAGGTCAGTTTAAAACGGCTGAAATCATCAGTCGAACAATCTCCCCAGACTTGAAAGGTGTTATTTCTCTTCGAGGTAAAGAGGGCTATTTGTTTGTTGGTGAAACGACTGTTGAGTTACACCGGAAATCAGAAAAGCTAGCGTCAGCGGCGCCCACCTGTCGCTTTGTTATGAGCCTGGTCACGGATGATGAAGGTAAAGAGCTAGCAAGATGGTATCTGCTGTCTAACGTGTTGGATGTTGATGCAACAGAGATTGCAACGTGGTATTGCCATCGCTGGAATATTGAATCTTGGTTTAAGTTATTGAAGTCAGATGGTCATCAGTTAGAAAAATGGCAGCAAACTACTGCGGAGTCAATATTAAAGCGTCTGATCACAGCCAGTGTTGCAACGACGTTGATATTTAAGCTTTATTCGGACAGCTTGGATGAAGCTAATGAATTTAAAGGTTTTTTGGTTAAGCTGAGTGGTCGTTTAACTAAGCGAACAAAGCCTGTCACTCAGCCATCACTGCTTGCGGGACTATGGGTTTTCCTACAAATGTGTGAAGTACTAGATACCTACACCATGGATGAGATAAACGCGATGAGGCAAATAGCCAGTTCGTTTTTTGCTCAATCTGTGTAG
- a CDS encoding D-amino acid dehydrogenase, protein MEVIVLGCGVIGLTSAWYLAEAGHDVTVIDRQSKSAEETSFANAGQISYGYSSPWAAPGIPVKALKWLAQKHAPLKIKPSLSPDLYVWASKMLANCNQERYQMNKARMLRVANYSRDCLIDLRKHQPINYEGRQQGTLQVFRNAAQIEAVAKDIQVLAESGTRYEELDVAGCIAAEPGLKNVKDKLVGGLRLPDDETGDCYQFCQQLTELAIKAGVKFHFNVDVQKLNQTQGKVSSVSTSMGALKADAYVMAMGSYSSSLLSPLGLSIPVYPVKGYSLTIPVTDETQAPVSTVMDETYKVAMTRFDQRIRVAGTAELAGYDLDLSEQRKATIAMVVQDLFPNGGDMSKAEYWTGLRPMTPDGAPIIGKTPFSNLFTNTGHGTLGWTMACGSARLLADVISGVTPDIDPDGLSIARYNA, encoded by the coding sequence ATGGAAGTTATCGTATTAGGTTGTGGTGTGATTGGATTAACGTCAGCTTGGTATCTTGCTGAGGCGGGTCATGATGTTACCGTTATTGATCGCCAGTCAAAAAGTGCAGAAGAAACGAGTTTTGCAAATGCTGGGCAAATATCATATGGGTATTCATCGCCATGGGCAGCCCCAGGTATTCCAGTTAAAGCATTAAAATGGCTAGCGCAAAAACATGCACCTTTAAAAATTAAACCAAGTTTGTCGCCCGATCTGTATGTATGGGCATCGAAAATGCTGGCGAACTGCAATCAAGAACGTTACCAAATGAATAAAGCACGTATGTTACGCGTGGCGAATTATAGCCGCGATTGTTTAATTGATTTGAGAAAGCATCAGCCCATCAATTATGAAGGGCGTCAGCAGGGTACATTACAAGTATTTCGAAATGCAGCACAAATCGAAGCTGTCGCAAAAGATATTCAAGTACTAGCAGAAAGTGGTACACGGTATGAAGAACTAGACGTGGCAGGTTGTATTGCAGCCGAGCCGGGTTTAAAAAATGTAAAAGATAAGCTTGTAGGCGGGTTGCGACTACCCGACGATGAAACGGGTGATTGTTATCAGTTTTGCCAGCAACTTACTGAATTAGCGATAAAGGCAGGCGTGAAATTTCATTTCAATGTTGACGTACAGAAGCTAAACCAGACGCAGGGTAAAGTTAGCTCTGTATCAACCAGCATGGGGGCGTTGAAAGCCGATGCGTACGTAATGGCAATGGGGTCTTACTCTTCTTCGTTGCTCTCACCATTGGGGTTATCTATTCCTGTTTATCCAGTAAAAGGCTATTCATTAACGATACCAGTGACCGACGAGACACAAGCGCCGGTTTCAACGGTAATGGATGAGACCTATAAAGTGGCTATGACACGCTTTGATCAACGTATTCGTGTAGCAGGAACCGCTGAGCTCGCTGGTTATGATTTAGATTTAAGTGAGCAACGCAAAGCAACTATCGCTATGGTGGTGCAAGATTTATTTCCAAATGGCGGTGATATGAGTAAGGCGGAATACTGGACAGGGCTGCGTCCAATGACACCCGATGGTGCGCCGATTATTGGAAAAACCCCTTTTTCTAATTTATTCACAAATACTGGGCATGGCACGTTAGGCTGGACAATGGCTTGTGGCTCTGCACGATTACTCGCTGATGTCATCAGTGGTGTAACACCGGATATTGATCCTGATGGATTAAGTATCGCTCGTTACAATGCTTAA
- a CDS encoding mating pair formation protein TrbE has product MFNLKSYRDTQQGTPDLLNWAAMVDNGVMLNKDGSFTAAWTYTGLDAATATNTDRNDAVYRVNRALSSLGSGWMIHVDAIRQQTGAYPPPESSHFPHPALQLIDDSRRIFFEGQGDKYTSTTVIAVTYMPPVKTLSKITDLIFEHQDKKESIATKNLARFNEKLNDIEGRLSASLRLTRLEAHQEDGRWVDPFLSYLRYCLTGHWHLITVPIVPMAIDSLIGAVDMWTGFEPKVDDAYVSLISIDGFPLLSSPNVLNALDYMNVEYRWSTRFVFFDNREAIQLLKTERKKWEQKVVSFKDKLIKNPNPPIDADALNMVNQYESANTALSAGELQYGHYTSTFVLRHKDRHALAEMTEYTTKTLNLIAGFSCRVETVNATEALLGTLPSDSLHNIRRPLLSTDNLCDLLPLASIWTGSETCPCPFYPDNSPPLMVCTAQGNTPFRLNLHVEDVGHTLLFGPTGKGKSTALAIMVAQCFRYPNAQVFVFDKKRSMYALSQLGGTHIDIGDNSAPSFAPLCDLDNDFEWCCDYIEQLLVLQSVSVTPAMRSAIFAALTTMRGSPIQTLSEFKAQCQHNEIKTAIEYYTVQGRSGDLLDAQEDTLSLASFMVFEIDGLMKRGDKDAIPVLSYLFRRIERSLNGQPSFIVLDEAWVAFSHPIFLAMLKEWLKELRKANCAVILATQSLSDAIKSGILDVLVESCPTQIFLPNEKAPLFAETYHQFGLNDKQIELLRHATPKRDYYVCQPTGNRLIDLSLDPIALAFVAAGSKDDIQRVKALVHEHQESWYIAWLTEQGLSFAP; this is encoded by the coding sequence ATGTTTAATTTGAAAAGCTATCGTGACACCCAACAAGGCACACCGGATTTGCTCAATTGGGCGGCCATGGTCGATAACGGGGTCATGCTCAATAAAGACGGCTCCTTTACCGCCGCTTGGACGTACACCGGATTGGATGCGGCCACGGCCACCAATACCGATCGCAATGATGCGGTCTACCGTGTCAACCGCGCTCTGTCATCATTGGGATCGGGTTGGATGATCCATGTGGATGCCATTCGCCAGCAAACAGGGGCATACCCGCCCCCTGAATCGTCGCATTTCCCCCACCCCGCCTTGCAGTTAATCGATGATTCACGGCGAATTTTCTTTGAAGGGCAAGGGGATAAATACACCTCAACAACGGTCATTGCCGTGACGTACATGCCACCGGTCAAAACCCTGTCAAAAATCACCGATTTGATTTTTGAGCATCAAGATAAAAAGGAAAGTATTGCCACCAAAAACTTGGCCCGTTTTAACGAAAAATTAAATGATATCGAAGGGCGGTTATCCGCTTCCCTGCGATTAACCCGCCTTGAAGCCCATCAAGAGGATGGCCGCTGGGTTGATCCTTTCCTGTCTTATCTGCGCTATTGCCTGACAGGGCATTGGCATCTCATCACCGTGCCTATCGTCCCCATGGCCATTGACAGCTTGATTGGGGCGGTCGATATGTGGACGGGGTTTGAACCGAAAGTGGATGATGCGTATGTCTCGCTCATTAGTATTGATGGGTTTCCGCTATTAAGCAGTCCGAATGTGCTCAATGCGCTGGACTACATGAATGTGGAGTATCGCTGGTCTACCCGCTTTGTGTTCTTCGATAACCGAGAAGCCATTCAACTGCTCAAGACCGAGCGTAAAAAATGGGAACAAAAAGTGGTGTCGTTTAAAGACAAGCTGATTAAGAACCCAAATCCACCGATTGATGCCGATGCGCTGAACATGGTCAATCAGTATGAATCGGCCAACACCGCCTTATCCGCAGGGGAGTTACAATACGGCCATTACACCAGCACCTTTGTCTTGCGCCATAAAGACCGGCATGCCCTCGCGGAAATGACCGAGTACACCACCAAGACCCTCAATCTTATCGCAGGGTTTTCGTGCCGAGTCGAAACGGTCAATGCCACCGAAGCCTTGCTCGGCACACTGCCGTCAGATTCCTTGCACAATATCCGCCGCCCTTTATTGAGCACCGACAATCTGTGCGATCTTCTGCCGTTGGCCAGTATTTGGACCGGCAGTGAAACCTGCCCTTGTCCGTTTTACCCTGACAACTCCCCGCCACTCATGGTCTGTACCGCACAGGGTAATACCCCGTTTCGATTGAACCTGCATGTGGAGGATGTGGGGCATACCTTGCTGTTCGGCCCCACGGGTAAAGGAAAATCCACCGCACTGGCGATTATGGTGGCGCAGTGTTTCCGTTATCCCAATGCACAGGTCTTTGTCTTTGATAAAAAGCGGTCGATGTATGCCTTGAGTCAGTTGGGGGGCACGCACATTGATATTGGCGACAATAGCGCCCCGTCATTTGCACCGCTGTGCGATCTTGATAATGACTTTGAGTGGTGTTGCGATTACATCGAACAGTTGTTGGTGTTGCAAAGTGTCAGTGTGACACCGGCGATGCGCAGTGCCATTTTCGCGGCATTGACGACGATGCGAGGCAGTCCCATTCAAACCTTGTCGGAATTCAAAGCACAGTGCCAACACAATGAGATTAAAACCGCCATTGAATATTACACGGTACAAGGGCGAAGCGGGGATTTGCTGGATGCACAAGAAGACACCTTATCGCTGGCATCATTCATGGTATTTGAAATTGATGGCCTCATGAAACGGGGCGACAAAGACGCCATCCCCGTGCTGTCTTACCTCTTTCGCCGTATCGAGCGGTCGTTAAACGGTCAACCCAGTTTCATTGTCTTGGATGAAGCGTGGGTCGCCTTTAGTCACCCGATATTTCTGGCCATGTTAAAGGAGTGGTTGAAGGAATTACGCAAAGCCAATTGTGCGGTGATACTGGCGACGCAATCACTGAGTGATGCGATTAAATCCGGCATCTTGGATGTGTTGGTTGAGTCATGTCCGACCCAAATATTCTTACCCAATGAAAAGGCGCCGCTGTTTGCCGAGACCTATCACCAGTTCGGGCTCAATGACAAACAAATCGAGTTACTTCGCCATGCGACCCCCAAACGTGATTACTACGTGTGTCAACCCACGGGCAACCGCTTGATTGACCTGTCACTGGATCCCATTGCGCTGGCGTTTGTAGCAGCGGGTAGCAAAGACGATATTCAGAGAGTGAAAGCATTGGTTCATGAACATCAGGAGAGTTGGTATATCGCATGGTTAACCGAGCAAG
- a CDS encoding helix-turn-helix transcriptional regulator encodes MTKFNFDDLIKSLYGSLIDPDGFKPFLSKLIEQCNFRSGALIMANMETRDVNVIWMEGLDLENIHLFMEHLDRKDPLIRELVKAEPGSLIIAGDATREDARINEPEFYHDWICDLDIHYAAGAVLTIEGSWVSQMVFQRRHDQGMFLPDEIDMLKQLIPHMQHAMHLHHLKVDQDKQRLLSQLLFDQIQQPVILLDNANNVCHYNQKANAFLSKSMPLKIINRKLHSIKTNKNTEMDLAINACRTNNNTQTVHINTENNHTLALTFAPLVKENNNIEHGIAIFIYSSEQASNLDLQILHDLFNLSDKEGKVCCELVNGRSPAEIADLHYLSYETVRTYIKRIMKKTQTSRQNELVAKLMSSPAFYPITSPSKV; translated from the coding sequence ATGACCAAGTTTAATTTTGACGATTTAATAAAATCACTTTATGGCTCTTTGATTGATCCTGATGGATTTAAGCCTTTTTTATCAAAGCTCATAGAACAATGTAATTTTCGCTCTGGTGCTTTAATCATGGCGAATATGGAAACAAGAGATGTAAATGTCATCTGGATGGAAGGTCTAGATCTAGAAAATATTCATTTATTTATGGAGCATTTAGATCGTAAAGATCCTTTAATTAGAGAACTAGTGAAGGCTGAACCTGGTTCGTTAATCATCGCAGGAGATGCAACGCGAGAAGACGCCAGAATTAATGAACCCGAATTCTATCATGATTGGATTTGCGATCTTGATATTCATTACGCGGCTGGTGCGGTATTAACTATTGAAGGCAGTTGGGTTAGTCAAATGGTGTTTCAGCGACGCCATGATCAGGGCATGTTCTTACCTGATGAAATAGATATGCTAAAACAGCTTATTCCCCACATGCAGCATGCTATGCACCTGCATCATTTAAAAGTAGATCAAGATAAGCAGCGCTTACTTTCGCAGCTTTTATTTGATCAAATACAGCAGCCTGTCATTCTGTTAGATAACGCCAATAACGTTTGCCACTATAACCAAAAAGCGAATGCGTTTTTATCTAAAAGCATGCCATTAAAAATTATAAATAGAAAACTTCACAGTATCAAAACGAATAAAAATACCGAAATGGATCTGGCTATTAATGCGTGTAGAACAAATAACAACACGCAAACTGTCCATATAAATACAGAAAACAACCATACATTAGCACTTACTTTTGCTCCTCTGGTTAAAGAAAATAACAATATTGAACATGGTATCGCCATTTTTATTTACAGTAGTGAACAAGCATCTAACCTTGATTTACAAATATTGCATGACTTATTTAATTTATCTGACAAAGAAGGCAAAGTCTGTTGTGAATTAGTCAATGGACGATCTCCTGCTGAAATTGCTGATTTACACTACCTCTCATACGAGACAGTTAGAACCTATATTAAGCGCATAATGAAAAAAACGCAGACTAGCCGACAAAACGAACTGGTTGCTAAATTAATGTCCAGCCCTGCTTTTTACCCTATCACTTCGCCTTCAAAGGTATAA
- a CDS encoding TrbC/VirB2 family protein → MRCKQWRQQWSQVWLKANIAVFGFMPFLAQASNTGMPYESPLEKVVNSITGPVAFGASVLGIVAAGIGLIFGGEMNGFIQRLMILSLVISVIVMATNLMSFLFNVSSTLVI, encoded by the coding sequence ATGCGATGTAAACAATGGCGCCAACAATGGTCACAGGTTTGGCTTAAAGCCAATATTGCCGTATTCGGCTTCATGCCCTTTCTGGCACAGGCCTCCAACACCGGCATGCCCTACGAATCCCCGTTAGAGAAAGTGGTGAACTCCATCACTGGCCCCGTCGCGTTTGGCGCCTCTGTCTTGGGGATTGTGGCCGCTGGCATTGGCCTGATTTTTGGCGGGGAAATGAATGGGTTTATCCAAAGATTAATGATCCTCTCATTGGTCATTTCCGTCATCGTCATGGCCACGAACTTAATGTCATTTTTGTTCAATGTGTCTTCAACGCTGGTTATTTAG
- a CDS encoding TraY domain-containing protein — translation MNSKQEYDDQETGRIGAVGIQFKINAESNASLIHSAKIAERPKRAEAKLRLQDHLKRFPNWKP, via the coding sequence ATGAATTCAAAACAAGAATACGATGATCAAGAAACTGGCAGAATTGGCGCGGTCGGCATTCAATTTAAGATTAATGCTGAATCCAATGCCTCATTGATACACTCGGCCAAAATCGCTGAGCGTCCCAAAAGAGCAGAAGCTAAACTACGGCTTCAAGATCACTTAAAACGTTTCCCTAACTGGAAACCGTAA
- a CDS encoding LysR substrate-binding domain-containing protein has translation MIRLKGNVLAGLATFETAARFGSFTQAAEHLHITTGAISQQISHLEQELSFVLFERHSRGIHLTDEGNQLYRVVNQSLADIRDVINQIQKAHHADGEIHLKLTPSFAFKWLVPRLHDFYTQYPDIKIHTFAEGALVDHNDTNFDLAIDYGQTPYIQTRNKSQISLLMAEKLLPVMSPDYMKKFDWNNPQDTSQNIWEKVRLLHDAMPWRHAAKDDEWCFWFKENGLTPLNLNTSRQHGHYFNRTDMAMAAAAAGLGVALARCALVEEDFSKGNLVSPFEPLDAKAGYYLIQHHHSPAIECFKAWLRQQVNRYGCSGSGTCL, from the coding sequence ATGATTCGATTAAAGGGCAATGTGTTAGCGGGGCTAGCAACTTTTGAAACCGCAGCGCGTTTTGGTAGCTTTACACAAGCCGCCGAACACCTGCACATTACAACAGGTGCGATTAGCCAACAAATCAGTCATTTAGAACAAGAGCTAAGCTTCGTGCTGTTTGAAAGACACTCTCGAGGAATTCACTTAACCGATGAAGGTAACCAACTTTATCGCGTAGTAAACCAAAGTCTGGCTGATATTAGGGATGTGATTAATCAAATTCAAAAAGCGCATCATGCAGATGGTGAAATACACCTAAAGCTGACCCCTTCATTTGCTTTTAAGTGGTTAGTGCCTCGCCTTCACGATTTCTATACTCAATACCCCGATATTAAAATACATACCTTCGCTGAAGGGGCACTTGTCGATCACAACGATACCAATTTTGATTTAGCAATTGATTATGGGCAAACCCCCTATATACAAACACGTAATAAAAGCCAGATCTCATTATTAATGGCAGAAAAACTCCTGCCCGTAATGAGCCCAGATTACATGAAAAAGTTTGACTGGAATAACCCACAAGATACAAGTCAAAATATCTGGGAAAAAGTCAGATTACTTCACGATGCAATGCCATGGCGACATGCTGCTAAAGATGATGAATGGTGTTTTTGGTTTAAGGAAAATGGGTTAACGCCACTCAACTTAAACACGAGTCGTCAGCATGGGCATTATTTTAATCGTACCGACATGGCGATGGCTGCCGCAGCAGCAGGGTTAGGTGTTGCTTTGGCTCGCTGTGCACTTGTGGAAGAAGACTTTTCGAAAGGCAATCTAGTTTCACCTTTCGAGCCCCTTGATGCAAAGGCGGGCTATTACCTAATACAGCACCACCACTCTCCCGCCATTGAATGCTTTAAAGCATGGTTAAGGCAGCAGGTTAATCGGTATGGATGTAGTGGAAGTGGCACCTGCCTATGA